A single Xylanibacillus composti DNA region contains:
- the ctaD gene encoding cytochrome c oxidase subunit I, which produces MAHAHTVKRYSGLMDWLTTVDHKKIGILYLAAGGFFFLIGGLEAILIRIQLMKPMNDFVSAQTFNELITMHGTTMIFLAAMPMIFGLMNAVIPLQIGARDVAFPFLNSLGFWTFFFGGLLVNVSWFLGGAPDAGWTAYPPLSSERYSGMGIDFYAIGLQIAGIGTLVGGINFLVTIINMRAPGMTFMRMPMFTWASFVTSMIILFAFPALAVGLIALTFDRLFGGNFFDVSGGGNVVLWQHIFWIFGHPEVYILILPAFGIISEIVSTFSKKRLFGYSSMVFATVLIGFLGFMVWVHHMFTVGLGPVGNALFSIATMLIAVPTGIKIFNWIFTMWGGRISFTTASLYGMAFIPTFVMGGVTGVMLAVPGADYQYHDTYFVVAHFHYVIVGGLILGIFGGIFYWWPKMFGRVLNETLGKASFWFFFIGFHLTFFVQHFLGLWGMPRRVYTYLENQGWDDLNWISTIGAFAMGVGTLLVLINIFITGLKPRNADSDPWDGRTLEWTIPSPPPEYNFKQLPLVRGLDALWKEKSAGNKEMTPAEPIGPIHMPSPSLLPFIMSVGLFIAGLGFMYKNYDFTNGFMSMLFGYNIVSIGGLVITFACMFLRSVYDDHGWHIEPEELQDKGVKA; this is translated from the coding sequence TTGGCGCACGCGCACACGGTGAAACGATACAGTGGCTTGATGGATTGGCTGACTACCGTCGATCATAAGAAAATCGGCATTTTGTACTTGGCCGCAGGTGGATTTTTCTTTCTGATCGGTGGCTTGGAGGCTATTCTGATTCGGATTCAGCTGATGAAGCCGATGAATGACTTTGTCAGTGCACAAACATTCAATGAATTGATTACGATGCATGGTACAACCATGATTTTCCTGGCGGCCATGCCGATGATATTCGGTCTGATGAATGCGGTCATTCCGTTGCAGATCGGGGCGCGCGACGTCGCGTTCCCGTTCTTGAACTCGCTTGGTTTCTGGACATTCTTCTTTGGGGGACTGCTGGTCAACGTCAGCTGGTTCCTTGGCGGAGCGCCAGACGCGGGATGGACAGCCTACCCGCCGCTGTCCAGTGAAAGATATAGCGGAATGGGGATAGACTTCTATGCCATCGGCCTGCAGATTGCGGGTATCGGTACGCTGGTCGGGGGGATCAACTTCCTCGTCACGATCATTAACATGCGGGCTCCGGGCATGACCTTCATGCGCATGCCGATGTTCACATGGGCGTCTTTCGTCACTTCCATGATCATTCTGTTCGCATTTCCGGCACTCGCTGTCGGCTTGATTGCACTAACCTTTGACCGCTTGTTCGGCGGCAATTTCTTTGATGTCAGCGGAGGCGGCAACGTCGTGCTGTGGCAGCACATTTTCTGGATCTTTGGACATCCTGAAGTATACATTCTGATCTTGCCTGCATTTGGTATCATTTCTGAGATTGTTAGTACGTTCTCGAAGAAGCGCTTGTTTGGATACAGCTCGATGGTATTCGCAACGGTGCTGATCGGCTTCCTCGGATTCATGGTATGGGTGCATCACATGTTCACCGTTGGCCTGGGTCCGGTAGGCAACGCGCTGTTCTCGATAGCGACGATGCTGATCGCCGTTCCTACAGGCATCAAGATCTTCAACTGGATCTTCACGATGTGGGGCGGACGCATATCATTTACAACGGCTAGTCTTTATGGCATGGCCTTTATTCCGACCTTCGTCATGGGCGGCGTTACCGGCGTTATGCTGGCCGTTCCAGGCGCGGACTATCAGTATCATGATACCTACTTTGTCGTAGCTCACTTCCACTACGTTATTGTAGGCGGCCTGATTCTCGGTATCTTCGGCGGTATTTTCTACTGGTGGCCGAAGATGTTCGGACGCGTGTTGAATGAAACGCTGGGGAAAGCAAGCTTCTGGTTTTTCTTCATCGGCTTCCATTTGACGTTCTTCGTCCAGCATTTTCTCGGTTTGTGGGGCATGCCGCGCCGCGTATACACATACTTGGAAAACCAGGGCTGGGATGACCTGAACTGGATCAGTACGATTGGAGCCTTCGCTATGGGTGTTGGTACCTTGCTTGTGCTGATCAATATCTTTATCACTGGCCTGAAGCCGCGCAACGCAGACAGCGATCCGTGGGATGGCCGCACGTTGGAGTGGACGATTCCGTCGCCTCCGCCGGAATACAACTTCAAGCAGCTTCCGCTTGTTCGCGGTTTGGATGCGCTTTGGAAAGAGAAGAGTGCCGGCAACAAGGAAATGACGCCGGCGGAACCGATCGGTCCGATTCATATGCCGTCGCCTTCGCTGCTGCCGTTTATCATGTCAGTAGGCTTGTTCATTGCCGGTCTTGGCTTCATGTACAAGAACTACGACTTTACGAATGGATTCATGAGTATGCTGTTCGGCTACAATATCGTGTCCATCGGCGGATTGGTGATTACATTTGCATGCATGTTCTTGCGTTCGGTCTATGACGATCACGGCTGGCACATCGAGCCGGAAGAACTGCAAGATAAGGGGGTAAAAGCATGA
- the coxB gene encoding cytochrome c oxidase subunit II, translating into MSRWKGTRRIIPLLAAFMLLLAGCGITGTEPNPLEPKGSVAEDQLFLIKLSLGIMIGVLVIVFALFFYVLIRYRKRRGQDDIPKQVEGNHILEIVWTVVPLLLLLVLAVPTVYYTFKFAEDYREHQDALQVNVTAHQYWWEFEYPDYGIITAQELYIPVNKTVSVDLISADVIHSFWVPALAGKMDTLVGMNNHMYFDAKEEGVYKGKCAELCGASHALMDFKVIAVSQEEFEAWVDKMQNPGYAIAEDTSQGQELFKNKCMACHAIDAGTPGLGPNLTNYADRALVAGFRPNDSEWLHRWIDKPDEMKPGTTMPEVPLSEDEITEIVNYLQTLK; encoded by the coding sequence GTGAGTCGGTGGAAGGGAACAAGACGAATCATCCCATTGCTGGCGGCCTTTATGCTGTTATTGGCTGGCTGCGGCATCACGGGAACCGAGCCAAATCCGCTGGAGCCGAAGGGTTCGGTTGCAGAGGATCAGTTGTTCCTGATCAAGTTGTCCTTGGGTATTATGATCGGCGTACTAGTCATCGTGTTTGCTTTATTCTTCTATGTCCTCATCCGTTACAGAAAACGCCGCGGACAAGACGACATTCCGAAGCAAGTGGAAGGAAACCATATTTTGGAGATCGTATGGACGGTCGTTCCGCTTCTGCTGCTGCTTGTGTTGGCTGTGCCGACTGTTTATTACACGTTTAAGTTTGCAGAAGACTATCGGGAGCATCAGGACGCGCTACAAGTGAATGTAACCGCGCATCAATACTGGTGGGAATTTGAATATCCCGACTATGGTATTATTACAGCTCAGGAGCTGTACATACCGGTGAACAAGACGGTATCTGTCGATTTGATTTCGGCTGATGTCATTCACTCGTTCTGGGTACCTGCTCTGGCGGGCAAGATGGATACGCTGGTCGGAATGAACAATCACATGTACTTCGATGCAAAAGAAGAGGGCGTTTACAAAGGGAAGTGTGCGGAGCTGTGCGGCGCCTCCCACGCGCTTATGGATTTCAAGGTCATTGCAGTGTCGCAGGAAGAATTTGAAGCCTGGGTGGACAAAATGCAAAATCCTGGCTATGCGATTGCAGAAGACACTTCGCAAGGACAAGAGCTGTTCAAAAATAAGTGTATGGCCTGTCATGCGATTGATGCCGGTACGCCGGGTCTCGGACCGAACTTGACGAACTATGCAGACCGTGCGCTTGTTGCGGGCTTCCGTCCGAACGATTCGGAATGGCTGCATCGCTGGATTGACAAGCCGGACGAGATGAAGCCAGGCACGACGATGCCGGAGGTTCCTCTGTCAGAGGATGAAATCACGGAAATCGTCAATTATCTGCAAACCTTAAAATAA
- a CDS encoding DUF4097 family beta strand repeat-containing protein, with product MKNNYLAGVLFVLAGVLLLVWTINGKVSFFQWPTGERELLESREFDGAFQELNIQTNSTDVIVQRSDDDALRVEVYGYRSQQKHYRLEMEDTGESLQVLYRQNNRESWFGFKRGHRLVIALPDRAFRDIAVLSSSGDVSVETALEADRVKLETSSGDLRIGHVRADMFTVTTSSGDVSADATIDAAQADWHTSSGDIFVRSIQTGAFTVRTSSGELEAGTITGDSVSITGYSGDVEARNCECGLLQIELTSGDVDIDAMSGMANVEVSSGSVELNNWDLTGDSSIRASSGDVDISLLNGEQAMEIDLRAGSGSMQVALPGFETVEKTNNRLTGRIGNGGPKLTVQTSSGDISVE from the coding sequence ATGAAAAACAATTATTTGGCAGGTGTTTTATTCGTGCTGGCAGGCGTTCTGCTGCTCGTATGGACGATAAATGGAAAGGTTTCTTTTTTTCAATGGCCGACCGGAGAGCGTGAGCTCCTGGAGAGCCGGGAATTTGACGGCGCTTTTCAGGAGCTGAACATACAGACGAACAGTACGGATGTGATCGTTCAACGCAGCGACGACGATGCGCTGAGAGTTGAAGTTTACGGTTACCGGAGTCAACAGAAGCATTACCGGCTGGAGATGGAGGATACCGGCGAATCGCTGCAGGTCCTGTATCGTCAGAACAATCGCGAAAGCTGGTTCGGGTTCAAGCGCGGACATCGGCTGGTCATTGCCCTGCCTGATCGGGCCTTTCGCGATATAGCCGTCCTAAGCTCGTCTGGCGATGTTTCCGTGGAGACCGCTTTGGAAGCAGACCGGGTGAAGCTGGAGACGTCGAGCGGCGATCTCCGCATCGGACATGTCCGCGCAGACATGTTTACAGTCACAACGAGCTCAGGCGATGTGTCGGCAGATGCAACGATCGATGCGGCACAGGCGGATTGGCATACATCGAGCGGCGACATATTCGTTCGCAGCATCCAGACAGGAGCTTTCACGGTCAGGACGAGTTCCGGCGAGCTGGAGGCCGGCACGATTACTGGAGATTCGGTGTCCATTACGGGATATAGTGGCGATGTGGAAGCCAGGAACTGCGAGTGCGGTCTTCTGCAGATTGAACTGACTTCTGGCGATGTGGATATTGATGCGATGTCAGGCATGGCGAATGTGGAGGTGAGCTCCGGATCGGTCGAGCTCAACAATTGGGACTTGACTGGCGACTCCTCCATCCGGGCAAGCAGCGGCGACGTAGACATCAGCCTGCTGAACGGGGAACAGGCAATGGAAATAGATTTGCGTGCAGGTTCAGGCAGCATGCAAGTGGCGCTTCCCGGCTTCGAAACGGTTGAGAAGACGAACAATCGGCTGACAGGCCGGATCGGCAACGGGGGACCGAAGCTCACCGTCCAGACCAGCTCCGGCGATATTTCAGTAGAATAA
- a CDS encoding PLDc N-terminal domain-containing protein: protein MDVFGGLAFIFIFFLLLVAALFILNIVTSVWAYRDSLRKGKSKEYAIIVLVATLIFPILGLIVYLVIRND, encoded by the coding sequence ATGGATGTTTTTGGTGGCCTCGCATTTATCTTTATCTTTTTTCTGCTTCTGGTAGCGGCTCTTTTCATTCTTAACATCGTCACCAGCGTATGGGCTTATCGGGATTCGCTTCGCAAAGGCAAGAGCAAAGAGTACGCCATCATCGTTCTGGTCGCTACGCTGATCTTCCCGATTCTCGGCTTGATCGTCTACCTCGTGATCCGAAACGATTAG
- a CDS encoding carboxymuconolactone decarboxylase family protein — MQQETEQKVSAYKIGLGHMQEHQSDVVQAFHAFTGECFKEGRLDAKQKQLIAIGISLFANNEVCTFYHVSEALEQGADAEEIMDTVAVAAAIGGGHVMSQGATRVQQALDRSRAH, encoded by the coding sequence ATGCAACAGGAAACGGAGCAAAAGGTAAGCGCCTATAAGATCGGCCTCGGCCATATGCAGGAGCATCAGTCTGATGTCGTTCAGGCGTTCCATGCCTTCACCGGCGAGTGCTTTAAGGAAGGGCGGCTGGATGCGAAGCAAAAACAGCTGATCGCAATTGGCATCAGCTTGTTCGCGAATAACGAAGTATGCACCTTTTATCATGTGAGCGAGGCTTTGGAGCAGGGGGCCGACGCGGAGGAAATTATGGACACGGTCGCGGTTGCGGCGGCGATTGGCGGGGGGCACGTCATGTCCCAAGGCGCAACGCGTGTGCAGCAGGCGCTGGACCGAAGCAGGGCTCATTAG
- a CDS encoding NADPH-dependent FMN reductase, translated as MKCVLIAGSNRRQASSTLLLRYMAKRLQEKGHEAEVLELFQLKLPLYSPDDDYAGNREVAALDKSVADADAIILATPEYHAGMSGVLKNALDFLEKSHFSGKPVLLASSAGGAVGVSSLSQMQTIIRNLHGLVSPEWVSLGGDARQFGDDGEPAASGVKERVERALEAFEQLAVRMSR; from the coding sequence TTGAAATGTGTACTGATAGCGGGCTCCAATCGCAGACAAGCATCCAGCACGCTGCTGCTCCGCTATATGGCGAAGCGTCTGCAGGAAAAGGGTCACGAGGCGGAGGTTTTGGAACTCTTTCAATTGAAGCTTCCTCTATATAGTCCGGACGATGATTACGCGGGCAACCGGGAGGTTGCCGCATTGGACAAGTCGGTCGCGGATGCGGATGCGATCATCCTGGCTACGCCGGAATACCACGCGGGGATGTCCGGCGTGCTGAAAAATGCGCTTGATTTTCTCGAGAAATCTCACTTCAGCGGCAAGCCGGTATTGCTGGCCAGCTCAGCCGGCGGGGCAGTTGGCGTTTCGTCGCTTTCGCAAATGCAGACAATCATCCGAAATTTGCACGGACTGGTATCGCCGGAATGGGTATCGCTGGGCGGCGACGCGCGGCAGTTTGGAGACGACGGTGAACCTGCCGCTTCCGGCGTGAAGGAGCGGGTGGAACGAGCGCTTGAGGCGTTCGAGCAGCTGGCTGTCCGCATGAGCAGGTGA
- a CDS encoding Cof-type HAD-IIB family hydrolase has protein sequence MKYKMLAIDVDDTLIDDQKRISANTRQALAEALSMGVKVTLATGRMHASAKQIAAQLKLNVPLISYQGALIKNLEDDTVLYERHVPKEAVQHLFEYAERHRLHIQAYVDDELYVKEDNEKIQAYSRLSDVPYRIEPDLGKLSSLPMPKVIIIDEPDKLDAMVPELANQLGDQVHITKSKPNFLEFMHKEGTKGHAVAYLAEHFGCTLSEVIGIGDSWNDKEMLEVAGLGVAMGNAVEPLKEIADFITRTNNEDGVCHVVETFILERNG, from the coding sequence ATGAAGTACAAAATGCTTGCTATCGATGTGGACGACACACTCATAGACGACCAGAAGCGCATCTCTGCCAATACCCGGCAGGCTTTGGCCGAAGCGTTGTCTATGGGCGTCAAGGTTACCTTGGCCACTGGACGCATGCATGCGTCCGCCAAGCAAATCGCAGCCCAGTTAAAGCTGAACGTACCCTTGATTTCCTACCAGGGCGCCCTGATCAAAAACCTCGAGGACGACACCGTTCTATACGAACGCCATGTCCCGAAGGAGGCCGTGCAGCACCTGTTCGAATATGCCGAACGCCATCGCCTGCACATTCAGGCGTATGTCGACGACGAGCTATACGTCAAGGAAGACAATGAGAAGATTCAGGCCTATTCCCGCTTGTCCGACGTGCCGTACCGGATCGAGCCGGATCTTGGCAAGCTAAGCAGCTTGCCTATGCCGAAGGTCATTATCATTGACGAGCCGGACAAGCTTGATGCGATGGTGCCGGAGCTGGCCAACCAGCTGGGGGATCAAGTGCATATAACGAAATCGAAACCGAATTTTTTGGAGTTTATGCATAAGGAAGGAACGAAAGGCCATGCCGTTGCCTATTTGGCCGAGCATTTCGGATGCACCTTGTCTGAAGTGATCGGCATCGGCGACAGCTGGAATGACAAGGAGATGCTGGAGGTTGCCGGACTCGGCGTGGCTATGGGCAACGCTGTGGAGCCGCTTAAGGAAATCGCCGATTTCATCACGCGCACGAACAACGAGGATGGAGTCTGCCACGTAGTGGAAACCTTCATCCTGGAGCGGAACGGCTAA
- a CDS encoding sensor domain-containing protein, which translates to MIEGERAAALPLAKGEIRMNPSGTVYRSTSFSPGFLGVLLHAPSYWNALYALLAMPLGIVYFVFITTGLTLSAGLVPLFLLGLPLFLGVAAGAGGIAAFEANIAGRMLGEPKFYPPAISLEGSSFFDRVRRVLVNPVTYKSFFFLLLKLPLGLFLFVLAVLAFSGFATLLAPIVWVVLKQTIQVDIYEEQYLFLSWFGIEASPLLPMLLNIGIGLLLSAVSLHMVNLLSVIQARLALWAVSQEGDES; encoded by the coding sequence ATGATAGAGGGAGAGCGGGCAGCAGCGCTGCCGCTTGCGAAAGGAGAGATTAGGATGAATCCGTCCGGCACTGTTTATCGCAGCACTTCATTTTCGCCCGGTTTTCTCGGGGTGCTGCTTCACGCGCCGTCGTACTGGAATGCGCTTTATGCGCTGCTTGCGATGCCGCTCGGGATTGTATACTTTGTCTTTATCACTACAGGGTTGACTTTGTCTGCCGGCTTGGTCCCCTTGTTTCTGCTTGGGCTGCCGCTGTTCCTTGGCGTGGCGGCGGGGGCTGGCGGCATTGCGGCTTTTGAAGCGAATATCGCCGGCAGAATGCTGGGGGAACCGAAATTTTATCCCCCTGCCATTTCGTTGGAAGGAAGCTCATTCTTTGATCGTGTCCGTCGAGTGCTTGTCAATCCGGTTACGTATAAGAGCTTTTTCTTCCTTCTGCTGAAGCTGCCGCTCGGTCTCTTTCTGTTCGTGCTGGCCGTGCTCGCTTTCTCCGGCTTCGCGACACTGCTGGCGCCTATCGTATGGGTGGTGCTCAAGCAGACCATTCAGGTAGATATTTACGAGGAGCAGTACCTGTTCCTCTCCTGGTTCGGAATAGAAGCAAGCCCGCTCCTGCCCATGTTGCTCAACATTGGCATCGGCCTTCTGCTTAGCGCAGTAAGCCTGCATATGGTCAATCTGTTAAGCGTCATCCAGGCAAGACTTGCCCTATGGGCAGTCTCTCAAGAAGGGGACGAGAGCTGA
- a CDS encoding ABC transporter ATP-binding protein, with product MSTASRLVQYAKLYQRTIWIALTLLTVSVFAELVGPFIAKHIIDTHILGIEKPWYQVEEAQGGVSYKGERFKRLDHLEEGEPHGREVRIVQVGRGFAYVDGPVHLEGKRAWRDGLLVVSSGEQEQSYEAVPLSRSELFAFFAPQIKPIVQLLAMFFAITVVSAVFHYGQRYMLQGAANRIVQKLREDVYAQVQRLPVSYFDNLPAGKVVSRITNDTETIRELYVTVLATFFTSGIYLTGIFIALFLLDARLAAICLLLIPIMVLWIVLYRRFATQYNRVIRARLSDINGMINESIQGMPVIQAFRREKETRQEFEEMNEDHFRYQNKMLNLNAITGHNLVNVLRNVAFVVLLWYFGGQSLGIGTVIEIGVLYAFVDYLNRLFQPVMNIVNQLANMETALVSAERVFELMDEPGVDVDRGTLPRYKGHVSFEQVWFAYKGQEYVLKDISFEAKPGETVALVGHTGSGKSSIMNVLFRFYDSQKGRIRIDGMDIQSLPKQQLRSHMGIVLQDPFLFSGTIASNVSLNDPAISRDAVEQALKAVGAEGLLRSLPKGLDEPVMEKGSTLSAGERQLISFARALAFDPAILILDEATASIDTETEAVIQEALEVLKRGRTTFVIAHRLSTIRNADQILVLDRGQIVERGTHDALMQRKGKYYQMYQLQQGAQTIAG from the coding sequence ATGAGCACGGCATCGAGATTAGTGCAGTACGCCAAGCTGTACCAACGAACGATATGGATCGCGCTGACGCTGCTGACCGTATCCGTCTTCGCGGAGCTGGTCGGTCCGTTTATCGCCAAGCATATTATCGATACACATATCTTGGGCATTGAGAAGCCCTGGTATCAGGTAGAAGAAGCACAGGGCGGGGTGAGCTATAAGGGCGAGCGCTTCAAGCGACTCGACCATCTGGAGGAAGGCGAGCCGCATGGGCGCGAGGTGCGGATCGTCCAGGTCGGGCGCGGCTTCGCGTATGTAGATGGGCCCGTTCACCTGGAGGGCAAACGCGCTTGGAGGGACGGCCTGCTGGTCGTAAGCAGCGGCGAGCAAGAGCAAAGCTACGAAGCGGTGCCGTTAAGCCGCAGCGAGCTGTTCGCTTTCTTCGCGCCTCAGATCAAGCCGATCGTGCAGCTGCTGGCGATGTTCTTCGCCATAACGGTTGTGTCGGCGGTGTTCCACTATGGTCAGCGATATATGCTGCAAGGCGCAGCGAACCGGATTGTGCAGAAGCTGCGCGAGGATGTGTATGCCCAAGTGCAGCGCCTGCCTGTCTCGTACTTCGACAACTTGCCGGCAGGCAAGGTTGTCTCGCGGATTACGAACGATACGGAGACGATTCGCGAGTTGTATGTCACGGTGCTGGCCACGTTTTTTACGAGCGGCATTTACTTGACGGGGATCTTCATAGCCTTGTTCCTGCTGGATGCTCGGCTGGCCGCGATCTGCCTGCTGCTGATCCCGATCATGGTTTTGTGGATTGTGCTGTATCGGCGTTTTGCGACCCAGTACAACCGCGTCATTCGGGCAAGGCTGAGCGACATCAACGGCATGATCAACGAGTCGATTCAAGGCATGCCGGTCATTCAGGCGTTTCGCAGGGAGAAGGAGACCCGTCAGGAATTTGAGGAGATGAACGAGGATCATTTCCGCTACCAGAACAAAATGCTCAATCTGAATGCCATAACCGGCCACAATTTGGTCAACGTGCTGCGCAACGTAGCGTTTGTCGTTCTGCTCTGGTACTTTGGCGGGCAGTCGCTCGGCATTGGCACGGTCATCGAAATCGGCGTGCTCTATGCATTCGTGGACTACTTGAACCGTCTCTTCCAGCCAGTCATGAATATTGTGAATCAGCTGGCCAACATGGAGACGGCGCTGGTATCGGCGGAGCGTGTATTCGAGCTGATGGATGAACCGGGTGTGGATGTGGACCGGGGCACGCTGCCGCGTTACAAGGGACACGTATCGTTCGAGCAAGTGTGGTTCGCCTATAAGGGACAGGAATATGTGCTCAAGGATATCAGCTTTGAGGCGAAGCCGGGCGAGACGGTTGCTCTGGTCGGCCATACGGGCTCCGGCAAGAGCTCCATCATGAATGTGCTGTTTCGGTTCTATGACAGTCAGAAGGGGAGGATTCGCATTGACGGCATGGACATTCAGTCGCTGCCGAAGCAGCAGTTGCGCTCGCACATGGGAATTGTGCTGCAGGACCCGTTCCTGTTCTCGGGCACCATTGCGTCCAACGTCAGCCTCAACGACCCGGCTATCAGCAGAGATGCGGTAGAGCAAGCGCTGAAGGCTGTTGGCGCAGAAGGCTTGCTGCGCAGCTTGCCGAAGGGACTGGATGAGCCGGTTATGGAGAAGGGCAGCACGCTGTCTGCAGGGGAACGGCAGCTGATCTCCTTTGCGCGCGCGCTTGCTTTCGACCCGGCCATTCTGATTCTCGATGAGGCGACTGCCAGCATCGACACAGAGACGGAGGCGGTCATCCAGGAGGCGCTGGAGGTGCTCAAGCGAGGCCGAACGACGTTCGTGATCGCGCATCGCTTGTCCACGATTCGCAATGCGGATCAAATTCTGGTGCTGGACCGCGGTCAGATCGTGGAGCGCGGAACGCATGATGCGCTTATGCAGCGCAAGGGCAAGTATTATCAGATGTACCAGCTGCAGCAGGGAGCGCAGACGATCGCCGGATAA
- a CDS encoding ABC transporter ATP-binding protein, whose product MLAVLQKLGWFFKQEQKRYITAIMLLTIVGVLEIIPPKLIGHTIDLINVNELTSGTLLQIIVFYLVLLAIIYGITYIWVYQLFGGSFVVERLYRSKLMNHLLLMTPTFFQRNRTGDLMARATNDLRAVSNTAGFGVLTLIDSTVFLATIILTMGFLISWKLTLAAMLPMPIMAILIQLYGKIIHKRFMAAQNSFGELNDQVLESVSGVRVIRAYVQEIADQGKFHRLTEEVYGKNMQVARIDSLFEPTVKILVGLAYLIGIGYGATLVFHNEITLGELVSFNVYLGMLIWPMFAIGELINIMQRGNASLDRVNETLSYKPDVDNPKQPAALAEPPKEIVFRQYTFRYPTANADNLADVTVTVKRGMTLGLVGRTGSGKTTFLRQLLREYPIANGGIAVNGVPLERIPLEQWKSWIGYVPQEQILFSKTVRENILFGAGITPEESAVDESRLQRALDISCFTKDLPFLPDGLETLVGEKGVALSGGQKQRVSIARALIADPEILILDDAMSAVDGRTEAEIIRHIREERAGKTTFISTHRLTAVRHAEWIVVLDAGRIVEQGTHEELLAKDGWYREQYERQQLEAELDGPAPSENREQR is encoded by the coding sequence ATGCTGGCAGTATTGCAAAAGCTGGGCTGGTTTTTCAAGCAGGAACAGAAGCGGTATATCACAGCGATCATGCTGCTGACGATTGTCGGCGTGCTGGAGATCATTCCGCCCAAGCTGATCGGGCATACAATCGATCTCATAAATGTCAATGAGCTTACCTCTGGGACATTGCTGCAAATCATCGTGTTTTACCTGGTGCTCCTGGCAATCATCTACGGCATCACTTATATATGGGTATACCAGCTGTTCGGCGGCTCCTTCGTCGTAGAGCGGCTGTATCGCTCGAAGCTGATGAATCATCTGCTGCTGATGACGCCGACATTTTTTCAGCGCAACCGAACCGGAGATCTGATGGCGCGCGCGACCAATGACTTGCGGGCAGTCTCCAACACAGCCGGATTTGGCGTGCTGACGCTGATTGACTCTACTGTTTTTTTGGCAACGATTATTTTAACGATGGGCTTTCTCATCAGCTGGAAGCTGACATTGGCAGCGATGCTGCCGATGCCGATCATGGCGATACTCATTCAGCTGTATGGCAAGATCATTCACAAGCGCTTTATGGCAGCGCAAAACTCGTTCGGGGAATTGAACGATCAAGTATTGGAATCGGTTTCCGGCGTGCGGGTCATTCGCGCCTATGTGCAGGAGATTGCCGATCAAGGCAAATTTCATCGCTTGACCGAAGAGGTGTACGGCAAAAATATGCAGGTGGCCCGCATCGATTCGTTGTTTGAGCCGACGGTAAAAATATTGGTCGGCCTCGCTTATTTGATCGGAATCGGTTACGGCGCAACCCTTGTGTTCCATAATGAGATAACCCTCGGCGAGCTCGTTTCGTTCAATGTGTACTTGGGGATGCTCATTTGGCCGATGTTTGCGATTGGCGAGCTGATCAACATTATGCAGCGGGGCAACGCCTCCCTCGACCGGGTGAACGAAACACTATCCTACAAGCCGGACGTGGACAATCCGAAGCAGCCGGCAGCGCTGGCTGAACCGCCGAAGGAGATCGTCTTCCGCCAGTACACGTTCCGCTATCCGACCGCGAATGCGGACAATCTTGCGGATGTGACGGTTACGGTGAAGCGCGGCATGACGCTCGGCCTTGTCGGGCGAACCGGCAGCGGCAAGACGACGTTTCTGCGCCAGCTGCTGCGCGAATATCCGATCGCGAACGGCGGCATTGCGGTAAACGGCGTGCCGCTGGAGCGCATCCCGCTGGAGCAATGGAAAAGCTGGATCGGCTATGTGCCGCAGGAACAAATCCTGTTCTCCAAGACAGTACGGGAAAATATCTTGTTCGGGGCGGGCATCACGCCAGAAGAAAGCGCAGTGGACGAGAGCCGCTTGCAAAGAGCGCTCGACATATCGTGCTTCACCAAGGATTTGCCGTTTCTCCCTGACGGCCTTGAGACACTTGTGGGCGAGAAGGGGGTCGCCTTGTCCGGCGGACAGAAGCAGCGGGTAAGTATAGCCCGTGCGCTGATCGCAGATCCGGAAATCTTGATCTTGGACGATGCGATGTCGGCCGTTGACGGTCGGACGGAAGCGGAAATTATCCGTCATATTCGGGAAGAGCGCGCGGGCAAGACGACCTTTATTTCCACTCACCGCCTAACCGCGGTGCGCCATGCGGAGTGGATCGTGGTGCTGGATGCGGGCCGTATTGTCGAACAAGGCACGCACGAGGAACTGTTGGCCAAGGACGGCTGGTACCGGGAACAGTATGAGCGCCAGCAGTTGGAGGCAGAGTTGGACGGACCGGCACCGTCAGAGAATCGGGAACAGAGATAA